AAAGCCGGAACAAACATTAATTTCTTCTTTTGTCTGATTGGGTgggaaatcaaaaataaataaagaaattgataaaatcgaaaTCTCATCagtttcctttaaaaaaatctatacaAGTTCAATACTTTATTAATTTTcgataaaactttgaaattccccttcaaataatttaatttagcTACGAAATTGTAAGGGGGAGGAGACAGAAAAAGAtagggaaatttaaaaaaaagttaagaaatttagattaaaaaaataattacccATGTCACTTATGTTATCAATGTAGCTACAATATGTCGTTTCCCCAATTTTATATTTCAGTATGGTCGACAGAATATTGAACACATCCGCAAAACACAATATGCCAATCTGAACACATCGGAAACCGAGGAAAATCAACCTGCAAAAGTCGAATCAAGTGAAGATAGTACCGATAAGGCAATCACTAAACCGAATGGAACTATTGCGACCAACGGAGACGCAACCAAACCCCTACAGAATGGAGACATTCTCAATGGGGGCAATTCGGTAATCAGCCGCGTTGAGTCGTTAATCCTACTGCCTGACGTTGACGGAGCTCGGAGCAGGAGTCGAGAATCCAACCATGATGACGAAGTTGGCACACCACACCAGGGCGGTATGTTCGTGTTaaattaaacattatttttgtaACTTCAGGATAACGATTCATTGGAGTTCAATCTTACCAATTGCTTGGATTACGTTAAATCCGGCATGGAAGCGATCATCGAAGACGAGGTGACCAGCCGATTTGAAGCTGAGGAACTGAAAAACTGGAATCTTCTGACCAGGACGAATCGACACTACGAGTTTATATCGTGGCGACTGACGGTTATCTGGGTAATAGGTTTCTTTATTCGGTACGTCATTCTGATGCCTTGCAGAGTATTCATATGCTTCGTCGGGGTAAGTTTTTGAATATGTTTCGAAATTTTATCTTATCTTTCAGTTGGTTTAAGGATTATTTGACCATTTTTACACTTTTTACGATAGTTGATTTCAGAAGTCCTTTTAATAACAAGTCGTTTACATTTACGTAATTGGAATTTATACACAAGGTTTACGTTTATCAGTAGATATATTTTCAATGTTCATTGAACCACAAGGATCACAATTGGAGAACTTTTATTGTTCGACTCCGAACCATTAGGTCAAAAAGAAATGAGAATTGGAAGATGGGAAAGGATGAGTTACATGACATTAATGATGGTTATAAAGTTACACGGCTACGATAATCTTAAATGGCAAAACATATTTATCTTTTTACTCATTATATCTCTTTTCTTCCTATGACTTTCAAAGATTTCATTGAGAAGGAATCAGGATAAAAATTCTAGAACTTTGGCATTGCcgaaattagtggaaaacgacaAAACTAAAGTctttcattttttaaaagattcGATGAAAGTTGAAAGGTGTAACATTTAATGGTGATCTACAACAGCTACCGCGGAAAGGAAAAAGTTAACGAGTTGATCAAGTAAAGAACTTTGGCATAGGGCCGCTGATATCACGGGGTCAAGGAAAACGatttaacgaaacgaaatttcataaaaaataaaaacggatcgacaaaacatattattttattcagaaAACCAAACGTTCGTTAATTTCGAATATTACGCACTGACTCACTCTACTTCTCTCGATGAGTTTTTCCTCCAAGTGGTAGTTTTGCCACTAGTGTATTGTAGACAGCCCTCTCATATtcgtcttcttttttctttctttttgcacttattttttttcttctttattttttcttatttcttctttctccctccttccttttgcttcttccttattttttttcttcttcccgtcttcttccttcttcagtcTTCCTTcgtttctcgcttctcacttctcaattggCTTAATGATCCTAGATGAACATGACTGACTAAGATTTACTATTGGGCGTTCAAATGAATGAGACGAAATTTATCCAGTTTTGGAGTGATTCTATATATAGCCTTTGTGTACACTtagtagaaatttaaaaaacatgaCACCAAATAGATACATGTTTTAAAATCAAGAGGGACAAAGATTATAGCGCTAGATGCAGTAAtctaaactaaatgattgaagttttgttatcatttagtataagtaactgcaactagcgctttaCCTCCGTTCTTAGGAGGTTCAATAACGaacaacgaaccattaagcAGAGTtttagaaaaacctttgcactcgaagttcaccatacaacacatttcaaaattcagcttctagaatgagttattaataaactaataaatgatcgaacccagattactaaatgatcgacaACATCCTTGATTGCTGCGTTGTTTTCTCCGCTGACTTCTGAGGGAACAATTAACGTCCCGTATTCCTGTGACATTGACCATCGCCAGATGGTAGCCTGCTCTGCTTTCATCAACTAGTACACTTCGCTGGTTCTGCTGGACAACGAACTCCTTCCATCTGCCATCTGAACCATCACACTCAAAAAGTAATCTAGGAAGTGATATGATTCTGTGTAGTATGCCCGGCTTATAACTACTTTCAACTTTTCTGCCAAATTTCGTTCAATCATTCATGCTTCTCAACATCGCATCGTTAAAAAAAGTCCTATCTCGCATCAAATATCCGATTAAAAATAGATAACTGGGAACACGCGGTGCCTTCTCGTGATAGTTTTAAAGTGCGCCCTACACTTCATTTGCTCCATCACAATCTCTGATTTATGTTGGCTCCGATCAACACACAACGCTATAATTGCATCAGCATTTCTGTCGGGTTTTTCCCCACGCTGAAGTCTTCAGTTTGGCTTTTATTCTGTCACAACGTACTAGAGGTCAACTACCCCGAAGAAACCATATTTTAACGCCTCTAAATTGTCTTAaagtttgaaacaaaaaaacgaaaatgttctgttcaatcaaagttaattgcctatattccggggattaaaccacccgacttggacattaatttactatgttctgaaaactcatatgtaaatatgtacattatgaggaagatattgatttgaaaaatgtactgagggtcgtgggttcgagtcccatctaagggaaagtggttacctccaatacatttttcaaatcaatatcttccacgtaatgtacatatttacgtatgagttttcagaaaatGTTCTGTTTTCTAGGTTTGGCCCAACATTCGTCTGATTCGGACCAACATGAGACCAATTCTTCAGACCTGTTCAcatgtgcagcactttttcagtttttgttcTTGATATTCAAAATacttagaggcttcaaaaatatagattctttgaaaatgttgatctaaaataaatcaaagaattgagtgagacaataaaacgaaataaaatttttgacgggaatggTCAACTTGTATCTCGTTTTgttgtctcagtcgattattTGGCTTATTTGAGGTTATCTTTCCCGAAGAACCCTCATTTTTTAAAGcctttaattattttaaaaagtgctgcacgtgtgaatcggcctgaaaattcacccgatgtttgtTCAAAATCAATTATGATTCGTTAACTTGGCAATCGAGAGCTTTTTCGCAACTGCCATCTTTCTACTGGCCAACCAGCCGTTCTTCGCACCCAAAAAGAAAAACGTTTAAAACATGCGATTGTCGACCGAAAACAACTCTAATCATTGATTCTCCAGTGGGCCCGGAACCTGTTGGACCAACTCCAGCCATCAACTAGCTAAACTCAGTAAAACTCCCACGTTCGATGATCGGATATAAGGGGATACTGgttatttgtttttgatttgatttcacTATCATTTTTGTCATGTAATTTTACTTTTATCCCCCTGTTTGTTTTCAACTGCAAAATCAAAAAATTCTGATTAAATGGTTCGATGAACATTTGGGAATTTGACTTATTTTACCCCTCTCCATTATCAAGACTACTTCACAAATATTTAACAAGACCCAATACTTCAAACTTTGCTCTACTAGGTCGTGTACTGCGTGATTGGATTTGCGTTCGTAGGACTTGTGCCCCGTCGTTCATTGCGAAGAAAGGCAAACGATTATGTTTTCAAGCACACCTTCCGCATAATTTGCCGTTCTCTGTCGGCAGTGATTCGTTTCCACAATTTAGAGTACAAACCAAAAAATTGCGGTTTTTGTGTTGCCAACCATACGACACCAATTGATATTGCGATTTTGTCAACCGATCACTCCTACTCCTTGGTAAATGAATGCAAAATACGTTTAATTATCCTTGCCTGGCGTatgatataaaaaatataacgaTTGGATGGTTTGGCCATACTGCTCACTTCGTGACGTCCTATTTCAATCAATTACCTGCCATAAACATACGATTGCTTCAATTATCGAATAACTTGCAACAATGGAGTTAAGCTCCGAGCGCATCCTGTAAATATTATCACGATATACAATATAGATAGATGCATGATTGATCATCCTGCTTTTACACTTGTTTATACATAACGTCTGCGCTAAATCCTAttataaaatacatttttctgcTTTTAGTATTTCTTATTATCATTTTCAGCCCCGAGAGAATCGAAGAAGTATAAGTAGACAAGATCGTCATATGACAATAGCTATTTCATTGACTTTTTTATCcttaaaaagaaaataaaagctaataatttgatattatttattaaaagctTACTATGGTTTCCATAGTTGTGGGGCTATCGAATAGAAATGAAGtcaatttagtttaaaaattttcaagGATTTCTTTCCCTACTAAGCGATCTTGTCCTAGTTTTTCCTACAAAAATGAATCAAATCTAAATACTCTTaatttactttaaaaaaattatataatatACAAGTAAATAAAGCATTTTGATCAACATGCTTCCTTATTACTCAACTGCAATTTACCAAACCAAACACCTGCATTTGacggaatttcgaatgaaagcATTGTGATTGTCCTGACACTCAATAGTACACTATCTTTCCTTTCCATACATACATCAAATATACACACTCACAGACATATGCAGCACCTCTGTAGAAACTATTCCATTTTTCATTGTAAATATTACAAGAACTCTCTTCGTCTATTATGAACGCCATTGCTCATTCAGGTCATGTGGTTGACATTATGCACGGCACTGGTCGGTTGCTTGCCGGAAGGACCCACCAAGCGATGGATGGTGAAGCTGGTACTGATTCAATGTTTCGGCGTGCTCTCGAGCGCATTGTCATCCGTTGTCAATTATCATAACATTGAAAATCGCCCATTAAATGGTATCTGCGTGGCGAATCACACCAGTCCCATCGATGTACTTATGTTGATGTGCGATAATTGTTATTCGTTGGTGAGTAATTCCTCTTCCCATAAGCATACCCTCCCTACATTATGTACTGCATCGAATGCTTTGCTTGAAACTTTATCAGAAGAGTAGCAAGATAATTGGCCGTTGCTTGCAATTTGTTATCATAAGGAAAATCGTAACTGTGTGTTCTGTCACGtgatttattttataattgcaaaATAGATTGGTCAAAGGCATGGTGGATTCTTGGGAGTTCTGCAGAGGGCACTAGCGAGAGCTTCTCCTCATATTTGGTTTGAGCGTGCGGAAGCCAAGGACCGAATGGCAGTTGCGAAGAGGTAGTTATAAGATGTTCAAAATGTGTTGAAGACGTTTGTCAGGAaattaattgtttttgttttaatattttagatTGAAAGAGCACGTGTCCGATCCTAACAACCCACCAATCCTTATCTTTCCTGAGGGAACCTGTATAAACAACACATCTGTGATGCAGTTTAAGAAAGGAAGTTTCGAAGTAGGCGGAGTCATTTACCCAGTGGCTATCAAGTAAGTACATCTCATTACCTGCATATTATTACTTTGAAGACTATCGAGATAACTCGGCCTATGGCCGTAAATAAAGATAGTCATAATACTTTGAACACTGGGCTGCGAAACTGCTTTCATAGAGATTGGATCTATTTGTACTGATAATcgattttcaattaattgcatattattaaatatcttggcagtGCATATACACACCACTGAtacgaaatttgcgaaaaagaatccacgtgtcttggagggactcgaaccctcaacctcataCTCTCTAGATAaacgtgataacccctacacagcAAGACCACtcaaggacatagttggaagagtaccacgatggcagtcaaaatTGCACCGGACCCTTAACGgatcaaccccacacctcccctacccctctcccaccaacattcgaatacATCTAATAGCGACAAACAAAAgtgtaatattcaaattactaacctgtgcACCGTATTTTTAATTACTTTCCGTGACAATGAACATATATCTTTAGGGAGTACTACGTATTTCAGCTCGCATTATTGCATAAATCAGCACTTTCGTTCCAATTTAATAGCCCTTCGCGGTTTGGTGGACTCATCGCTGCATCACTCTCCTCAAAGGGCgtcgaaaaaacaaattttttctcATTCATCCGCACAGGAGTAGCCAGGGATGTTAATCTGATGCAAAACAATCTTCACGTTTTGATAAAAGTCACTTATTTGATGCAAAACtcaataaaaactgctatttttgccaaaaaaaactgtaaatgtaatgtaaacaCTCGCACAGgaagcagcaaactaataatcagggtggttcaaaaaattgatttagctccgccacgctcagtcgattatctTTCATGTTTAGGTGTcgtccgatggtttgggctgatTTGAATAAGTGCTTACCGTGTACAGGCAGGCAGGCGTGGAGGGATTGGGTAGTTTTTTTGAAACACCTTGctaataatttttgttttcataaatacgacaccacgacacactactacagtatatgaaatttctttttttatcatcagactaaggccggagtggcctgtgctgcacataaaagacttctccattcagctcggtccatggctgcgcttcgccaaccacgcagtctgcggagggtccgcaagtcgtcctccacctgatcaatccaccttgcccgctgtgcacctcgccttcttgttcccgtcggatcgttgtcgagaaccattttcaccggattactgtccgacattctggctacgtgcccggcccaccgcagtcttccgattttcgcggtgtgaacgatggatggttctcccaacagctgatgcaactcgtggttcattcgcctcctccacgtaccgtctgccatctgcaccccaccatagatggtacgcaacacttttctttcgaaaactcccagtgtgcgttggtcctccacgagcatcgtccaggtctcgtgtccgtagagaattaccggtcttataagcgttttgtagatagtcagtttggtacggcggcgaactctattcgatatatttcttatatttttttattttatttatttttatttttttatttcgtcaaccaacgtagactagtacatatacatatacatgtttgtttttgtaatgctatagtataattaaataataggttttttttagtaaagtgatgtataattttgattttgaatttatattgctgaatttgtaatgtttgttctttgaaaatactgtctaatgttatgccgagacattgttaagtcaatagtttcgcagtgttgattgtaaacggccatcattcggttgagaggcccaaatttggcgtaatttgttcggcagtggttggttaaaaataatgttctatgtcgaagtagccgagaaggtatgtaaaagttaaatttcgataaaatttcatttgaatcaacgcgttgagaaactatatcgttaacaaatgaaaccgttgcacattctcgacgctctttcaaagtttgtatatttataagcatgcaacgtgcttcataagatggaagaggaaatgaggtccaacctaatttacgaagagcgtataatagaaattgtttttgtactgactctattctttcttcatgtgtggttgtataaggcgaccatacaatgctacaatattccagtatagatcgtacatatgaaatatataatgttttgattgtgtagggatc
The nucleotide sequence above comes from Armigeres subalbatus isolate Guangzhou_Male chromosome 3, GZ_Asu_2, whole genome shotgun sequence. Encoded proteins:
- the LOC134225872 gene encoding glycerol-3-phosphate acyltransferase 3 isoform X1, which encodes MVLLASVSAVLSMITLAPILSLMFFIIFLASMGKSLGVRRMYVELLVKIFEYGRQNIEHIRKTQYANLNTSETEENQPAKVESSEDSTDKAITKPNGTIATNGDATKPLQNGDILNGGNSVISRVESLILLPDVDGARSRSRESNHDDEDNDSLEFNLTNCLDYVKSGMEAIIEDEVTSRFEAEELKNWNLLTRTNRHYEFISWRLTVIWVIGFFIRYVILMPCRVFICFVGVVYCVIGFAFVGLVPRRSLRRKANDYVFKHTFRIICRSLSAVIRFHNLEYKPKNCGFCVANHTTPIDIAILSTDHSYSLIGQRHGGFLGVLQRALARASPHIWFERAEAKDRMAVAKRLKEHVSDPNNPPILIFPEGTCINNTSVMQFKKGSFEVGGVIYPVAIKYDARFGDAFWNSSRYSMMQYLYMMMTSWAIVCDVWYLPPMTRGEDESAIDFANRVKSVIAKQGGLVDLVWDGQLKRMKPKKEWKEKQQEEFTKRLKGE
- the LOC134225872 gene encoding glycerol-3-phosphate acyltransferase 3 isoform X2, coding for MVLLASVSAVLSMITLAPILSLMFFIIFLASMGKSLGVRRMYVELLVKIFEYGRQNIEHIRKTQYANLNTSETEENQPAKVESSEDSTDKAITKPNGTIATNGDATKPLQNGDILNGGNSVISRVESLILLPDVDGARSRSRESNHDDEDNDSLEFNLTNCLDYVKSGMEAIIEDEVTSRFEAEELKNWNLLTRTNRHYEFISWRLTVIWVIGFFIRYVILMPCRVFICFVGVMWLTLCTALVGCLPEGPTKRWMVKLVLIQCFGVLSSALSSVVNYHNIENRPLNGICVANHTSPIDVLMLMCDNCYSLIGQRHGGFLGVLQRALARASPHIWFERAEAKDRMAVAKRLKEHVSDPNNPPILIFPEGTCINNTSVMQFKKGSFEVGGVIYPVAIKYDARFGDAFWNSSRYSMMQYLYMMMTSWAIVCDVWYLPPMTRGEDESAIDFANRVKSVIAKQGGLVDLVWDGQLKRMKPKKEWKEKQQEEFTKRLKGE